Proteins from one Panicum virgatum strain AP13 chromosome 7K, P.virgatum_v5, whole genome shotgun sequence genomic window:
- the LOC120641765 gene encoding gamma-aminobutyrate transaminase 1, mitochondrial-like produces the protein MMIARRLLRSNASAQASSLVKYVTSAATLQGQAECLSDGSIRHFSSAPSSQSDSTEENGFKGHGMLAPFTAGWQSNDLHPLIIERSEGSYVYDINGNKYLDSLAGLWCTALGGSEPRLVKAATDQLNKLPFYHSFWNRTTRPSLDLAQEILSMFTAREMGKVFFTNSGSEANDSQVKLVWYYNNALGRPNKKKFIARTKAYHGSTLISSSLTGLPALHQKFDLPAPFVLHTDCPHYWRYHLPGETEEEFATRLATNLENLILKEGPETIAAFIAEPVMGAGGVIPPPKTYFDKIQAVVKKYDILFIADEVITAFGRLGTMFGSDYYNIKPDLVSLAKALSNAYVPIGATLVSPEISDVIHSQSNKLGSFAHGFTYSGHPVACAVAIEALKIYRERDIPGHVRQIAPKFQDGIRAFADSPIIGEIRGLGMIMGTEFTNNKSPTDLFPAEWGVGAIFGQECQKRGMLVRVAGDAIMMSPTLIMTPGEVDELVSIYGEALKATEARVAELKTKRS, from the exons ATGATGATTGCGCGGCGCCTGCTCCGATCAAATGCCTCCGCCCAG GCAAGCAGCTTGGTGAAGTATGTAACCAGCGCTGCAACTTTGCAAGGGCAAGCAGAATGTTTGTCGGATGGATCAATCAGACATTTTAGTTCAGCGCCATCTTCCCAATCTGACTCAACTGAAGAAAATGG ATTTAAGGGGCATGGCATGTTGGCACCGTTTACAGCTGGCTGGCAGAGCAATGACTTGCATCCACTGATTATCGAGAGATCTGAG GGTTCCTATGTTTATGACATAAATGGAAATAAGTACCTAGATTCTCTTGCAGGACTATGGTGTACAGCTTTAG GTGGTAGCGAGCCTCGATTAGTCAAAGCAGCAACTGATCAATTAAACAAGTTACCCTTCTATCATTCCTTTTGGAACCGCACAACCAGACCTTCATTG GATCTTGCGCAGGAGATTCTTAGCATGTTCACTGCACGGGAAATGGGAAAAGTGTTCTTCACAAATAGTGGTTCAGAAGCCAATGACTCTCAG GTCAAACTGGTATGGTATTATAACAATGCATTGGGGAGACCAAACAAGAAGAAATTTATTGCACGGACAAAAGC ATACCATGGGTCTACATTGATATCATCGAGCTTAACTGG TCTTCCTGCCCTGCACCAGAAGTTTGATCTGCCAGCACCTTTTGTTCTGCACACTGACTGCCCTCACTACTGGCGTTATCATCTTCCTG GTGAGACAGAAGAAGAATTTGCTACTAGACTTGCCACCAATTTAGAGAATCTTATTCTGAAAGAAGGACCAGAAACA ATTGCTGCTTTCATTGCTGAACCTGTGATGGGTGCTGGTGGTGTCATCCCTCCTCCGAAGACCTATTTTGACAAG ATTCAAGCAGTGGTCAAGAAGTATGACATTCTTTTCATAGCAGATGAG GTCATCACTGCATTTGGAAGGTTGGGAACCATGTTTGGATCTGATTATTATAACATCAAACCGGATCTTGTTTCACTAGCTAAG GCTCTTTCGAATGCTTATGTACCCATCGGAGCAACTCTCGTTAGCCCAGAGATATCAGATGTGATTCATTCCCAGAGCAATAAGCTTG GTTCATTTGCTCATGGATTTACATACTCCGGTCATCCAGTTGCCTGTGCTGTGGCCATAGAAGCTCTGAAAATTTATCG CGAAAGGGATATTCCGGGCCATGTCAGGCAGATTGCTCCAAAGTTTCAGGATGGAATTAGGGCATTTGCAGACAGTCCAATTATCGGGGAG ATACGTGGCTTAGGGATGATAATGGGAACTGAATTCACCAACAACAagtcaccaactgatctattcCCTGCTGAATGGG GCGTTGGTGCAATCTTTGGGCAGGAGTGCCAGAAGCGCGGCATGCTGGTGAGGGTTGCCGGCGACGCTATCATGATGTCGCCGACACTGATCATGACACCTGGGGAAGTCGACGAG CTGGTGAGCATCTACGGGGAAGCCCTTAAGGCCACGGAGGCGAGGGTGGCGGAGCTGAAAACCAAGAGGAGTTAA
- the LOC120641766 gene encoding myosin-14-like, with amino-acid sequence MEAEQGPDVSAPETTDLKVPDKTPAQIDEKEDLLNGNANLQVKEAHNDEDDGTGSDGFELIDVKENFGLTKMEEETAAPSTKVDTSPVEKEIDTQEENMTTHEEQSVAANTRHLDSSMLNQQTEQLSELTKRIEELESEKDKLVKDLTEAENKQSLQDSYLQEAQSSLAMKDKELAEATKSLKELDSELQSSKKRIQEIEAELDSSADKLCKLEELKDERSLHAAQEAKRASELDKMLEQAQLNMEEMEKQISSLQEEIKEHQDKATDHQQIEESLRSTISELKVVQEALELSKSQVADLEQKLASQDADISKLTEELNLHCSSEESLKEKTIKLENELTTAHEELQAKLLSLQELETKLDEQAKDRQTSEAALEKQNEQIVILQTQLDKLKDENNTIQGSLVDLNSKLSEKDSMLHQAEDKLAKAQLALAETLSQKEELELNLNSLSEQHGESKLFGENANQKILELEAQIQAMHAAEEVLKSQLKEADASVEAAEKNGSDLEKKLSEIENKLVASSEEIELMKERIQQEVAVSAEKGTQLEEAVASVEGYKEKINELQSSLDSSLSKNQLLEQQVKELTDKCSEHQEQAHSVQQRSLELEDLLHASKTDAEGAYSRTQELEQELNSTYEKLKGVDTELEQYRSKVSQLSDDLEAYQTKAASLEAVVEEASKKEKELMESLSQITEEKKKIEELTAEYEAKLQANLKEKQSFEESLQSQELKVLDLQQELMKLGEEKEHHENTIADLNLQLSTKNDMYSQLESQINEAGDDHSKTRSLLSEAQLHKEELEINLKSLNDLHTASKTAAESAMERVSELETQIQELTASEQNLKLQLSELESKLASAEKTGIDLEQDLKAATIECNNCHVKIDELSGELEAYKEKSTNLETSLAQAKQTEAELSESLAQVNEEKEKFEELTKKATIKHLEAEKQAETLQGELESARGKMEEVENELRSLGIRESSVLEKLKSAEEQLEHKGRALEHATSKKIDSEALYQSLLEDTEMKLQQSADNLAQKDTECQQLSEKLKLAEEQAASYQSRATAATEEVESMKVELEAFESEISTHESTIEELKIKVSDAESKAEQALAELTMLSGTNQALKEELDAKLAMLHEVQEQLNSTRAEKEEVVAKLAEHEKTVEHLTEVHSRGIELQSAAESRNAEIEAQLREALEAAEQKETEVKNLNEKLVALESEIESLTHVNEALKQEINAKLVMVDELQEKCSSVNSEKEEIAEKLAVHERKIEHLTEEHSRGLELRSVAESKNAEIESQLREVLEKVAQKEDEVTDLTEKLALLKAENEKLAIRNKTLKEEVDARMAMFDELQERFNSTHAEKEEAAEKLTVHERTISHLTEVHTRSLELHSAAESKNEEIEAQLREALETIAQKEGEVKELSKKLDALEIELGYYEEQATEAAATEENHKVKFDEASQKIKILEEQLEEAQSKVEHFLTEKESLAQANSSLNVELEVHQNKLNELQLALAAAVAEKEGASEEIHSLRKTLDGMIERKAEIEIQVSSTMEEHDELKSKYQSTLEEKQILNDKYETTKKELEEAVAKLEEKMNVDKSEKELHLSKLERQITLSEIKYMEEIKTMQVETTEKDEALTAKMQEHANLQHEKDELEQQLLEIRKELDGAYHTIANQEEQASVREIKWDAYRKYSEDQLEAEQQRTAELELQVSALKQQLQESEIHYKRKEEQVSLREVQWEADKTHSLDELEAQRQYANDLEKQIEALTQKLQSVDAHYKQKVTEERDKLAEVTTEFNKLTQKVSKSVELEKKVQDLEQKLKVAYSKSEEQANDAVQLRSREFTMDSSTTSGKQHDRSSAADTTSPNLSQKEVQEPSGIMAFKFILGVALLSVLIGVFLGKRY; translated from the exons ATGGAAGCCGAACAGGGGCCCGATGTAAGTGCTCCAGAGACGACTGATCTTAAGGTGCCTGATAAGACGCCG GCACAAATTGATGAAAAAGAAGATCTACTGAATGGTAATGCCAATCTGCAAGTGAAGGAAGCACacaatgatgaagatgatggaacGGGATCTGATGGGTTTGAGCTGATAGATGTGAAGGAAAATTTTGGTTTAACAAAAATGGAGGAAGAAACGGCAGCTCCAAGTACAAAGGTTGATACATCTCCTGTTGAAAAGGAAATTGATACACAAGAAGAAAATATGACAACCCATGAAGAACAATCAGTTGCAGCAAACACAAGACATCTAGACTCCTCCATGTTGAACCAACAAACAGAACAATTGAGTGAGCTGACAAAGCGTATTGAAGAGCTTGAATCTGAAAAAGACAAACTGGTTAAGGACTTGACAGAAGCAGAAAATAAGCAGAGCCTGCAGGACAGTTATCTACAAGAAGCTCAAAGCTCTCTGGCAATGAAAGATAAGGAACTGGCTGAAGCAACGAAGTCCCTGAAGGAGCTGGATTCTGAGCTCCAAAGCTCGAAAAAGAGGATTCAAGAAATTGAAGCTGAATTAGATTCATCAGCAGATAAGCTCTGCAAACTTGAAGAGCTGAAGGATGAAAGAAGCTTGCATGCTGCACAGGAAGCAAAGAGGGCCTCAGAACTTGATAAGATGCTGGAACAGGCACAGTTGAATATGGAGGAAATGGAAAAACAAATTAGCAGTCTTCAGGAGGAGATAAAGGAACATCAAGATAAGGCCACAGACCATCAACAAATAGAAGAATCACTGAGAAGCACAATCTCAGAACTCAAGGTGGTACAAGAAGCACTAGAGCTGTCAAAGTCACAAGTGGCTGATTTGGAACAGAAACTTGCCTCTCAGGATGCTGACATCAGTAAACTAACTGAAGAGTTGAATCTTCATTGTTCATCTGAAGAGTCTCTTAAAGAGAAGACTATTAAACTAGAGAATGAACTTACTACAGCACATGAAGAGCTACAAGCAAAGCTTTTGAGTTTGCAGGAATTGGAGACAAAACTTGATGAGCAGGCAAAAGACAGACAGACAAGTGAAGCTGCACTAGAGAAGCAAAATGAGCAGATAGTCATCTTGCAGACTCAGCTCGACAAATTGAAGGATGAAAACAATACTATCCAAGGGTCTCTTGTTGATCTTAACTCAAAACTTTCAGAAAAAGACTCCATGCTGCATCAGGCTGAAGATAAGCTTGCTAAAGCACAGTTGGCCCTCGCAGAAACACTGTCACAAAAAGAAGAATTGGAGCTGAATCTGAACTCTCTCAGTGAGCAGCATGGTGAGTCCAAACTGTTTGGAGAAAATGCAAACCAGAAGATTCTCGAGCTTGAAGCACAGATCCAGGCAATGCATGCAGCTGAAGAGGTACTCAAGTCACAACTAAAAGAAGCTGACGCAAGTGTGGAAGCTGCTGAGAAGAACGGTTCAGACCTTGAGAAAAAACTGAGTGAGATTGAAAATAAATTAGTTGCATCAAGTGAAGAAATAGAGTTGATGAAAGAGCGTATtcaacaagaagtggctgtatCAGCAGAAAAAGGAACGCAGCTTGAAGAAGCAGTGGCCAGTGTAGAGGGATACAAAGAAAAAATCAATGAGTTACAATCGTCCCTAGATTCCTCATTATCTAAAAATCAGCTACTTGAACAGCAAGTCAAGGAGCTGACCGATAAATGCTCAGAGCATCAAGAACAAGCTCATTCAGTTCAGCAAAGGAGCCTTGAGCTGGAAGATTTGCTGCACGCATCAAAGACTGATGCTGAAGGTGCATACTCCAGGACACAGGAGCTGGAGCAGGAGCTGAACAGCACATATGAAAAGCTCAAGGGGGTTGATACTGAACTCGAGCAATACAGAAGCAAGGTTTCACAACTTTCCGATGATCTAGAAGCTTATCAGACAAAAGCAGCTAGTCTTGAAGCTGTGGTGGAAGAAGCTAGCAAGAAAGAGAAGGAGCTTATGGAGTCATTGAGCCAAATAactgaagaaaagaagaaaattgaAGAACTAACGGCAGAGTATGAAGCTAAACTTCAAGCAAATTTGAAGGAAAAACAATCATTTGAAGAGAGTTTGCAGAGCCAAGAATTGAAGGTGCTGGATCTACAACAAGAGCTGATGAAGttgggagaagaaaaagaacaccATGAAAACACCATTGCTGATCTGAACCTGCAGCTCTCCACTAAGAATGACATGTACAGTCAACTGGAGTCCCAGATAAACGAGGCCGGTGATGATCATAGCAAAACAAGATCACTTCTCTCGGAAGCACAATTACACAAAGAAGAACTTGAGATAAATCTAAAATCTCTTAATGACCTGCACACTGCATCGAAAACAGCTGCCGAATCCGCAATGGAAAGGGTTTCAGAGCTTGAAACTCAAATTCAGGAATTAACTGCTTCGGAACAGAACCTGAAGCTGCAGCTTAGTGAGTTAGAGTCAAAGTTAGCATCTGCTGAGAAGACGGGCATAGATCTTGAGCAAGACCTTAAAGCTGCTACGATAGAGTGCAATAATTGTCATGTGAAGATTGATGAGCTTTCTGGGGAGCTTGAAGCATACAAGGAGAAATCAACTAACCTCGAGACTTCATTAGCACAAGCAAAGCAAACAGAGGCTGAGTTGTCAGAGAGCTTGGCTCAAGTTAATGAAGAAAAGGAGAAGTTTGAAGAACTAACAAAGAAAGCAACCATAAAGCATTTGGAAGCAGAGAAGCAGGCCGAAACTTTACAGGGTGAATTAGAATCTGCCCGTGGTAAAATGGAAGAGGTGGAAAATGAACTGCGGTCTCTGGGTATTAGAGAAAGCTCAGTGCTTGAGAAGCTTAAATCTGCAGAAGAGCAGCTGGAGCACAAAGGGAGGGCACTGGAACACGCCACTTCAAAAAAAATAGACTCGGAAGCTCTGTACCAGTCTTTACTTGAAGATACAGAGATGAAGCTCCAACAATCAGCAGACAACTTAGCTCAGAAGGACACAGAGTGCCAGCAACTGTCTGAAAAGCTGAAGTTGGCTGAGGAACAAGCAGCATCTTATCAATCAAGAGCAACTGCAGCCACTGAAGAGGTGGAATCTATGAAGGTGGAGCTCGAAGCCTTTGAATCAGAGATTTCAACTCATGAGTCCACCATTGAAGAACTCAAGATCAAGGTCTCTGATGCTGAGTCAAAGGCAGAGCAGGCGTTAGCTGAGCTTACAATGCTTAGTGGAACAAATCAGGCCCTGAAAGAGGAACTTGATGCGAAGCTGGCAATGCTTCATGAAGTTCAGGAACAGCTTAATTCTACTCGGGCTGAAAAGGAAGAAGTTGTTGCTAAGCTAGCTGAGCATGAAAAGACAGTAGAACATTTGACTGAGGTGCACAGTAGAGGTATAGAGCTTCAATCTGCAGCTGAATCAAGGAATGCAGAAATCGAAGCTCAATTGCGTGAAGCTCTTGAGGCAGCAGAGCAGAAAGAGACTGAGGTGAAAAACTTGAACGAAAAACTGGTTGCCCTCGAGTCTGAGATCGAAAGTTTGACACATGTAAATGAAGCCTTAAAACAGGAGATCAATGCTAAGCTGGTGATGGTTGATGAGCTGCAGGAGAAGTGTAGTTCTGTAAATTCTGAGAAAGAAGAAATTGCAGAGAAGTTGGCTGTTcatgagagaaaaatagaaCATTTGACAGAAGAGCATTCAAGAGGCTTGGAGCTCCGATCTGTAGCTGAGTCGAAGAATGCAGAAATTGAGAGTCAACTGCGTGAAGTTCTTGAAAAGGTGGCACAAAAGGAAGATGAAGTTACAGACTTGACGGAGAAGCTGGCTTTACTCAAAGCTGAGAATGAAAAGCTGGCTATTAGAAACAAGACATTAAAAGAGGAAGTGGATGCTAGGATGGCCATGTTTGATGAGCTACAGGAACGGTTTAACTCTACTCATGCTGAgaaggaagaagctgcagagaaGCTAACTGTTCATGAGAGGACAATCTCACACCTGACAGAGGTGCACACACGGAGCTTGGAGCTCCATTCTGCAGCTGAATCAAAGAATGAAGAGATTGAAGCTCAGCTCCGTGAAGCTCTTGAGACGATAGCACAGAAAGAAGGTGAAGTTAAAGAATTGAGTAAGAAGCTGGATGCCCTTGAAATTGAGTTGGGATATTACGAAGAGCAGGCAACAGAAGCTGCTGCCACTGAagaaaatcacaaagttaaatTTGATGAAGCTTCACAGAAGATAAAGATCCTGGAGGAACAGCTTGAGGAGGCACAAAGCAAGGTTGAGCATTTCCTTACAGAGAAGGAAAGCTTGGCTCAAGCAAATAGTAGTTTGAATGTGGAGTTGGAAGTGCATCAGAACAAGTTGAACGAATTACAACTTGCACTTGCTGCTGCAGTAGCAGAAAAGGAGGGGGCATCTGAAGAGATTCATTCACTGCGTAAAACGCTAGATGGAATGATTGAGCGCAAAGCAGAAATAGAAATCCAG GTATCTTCTACCATGGAAGAGCATGATGAACTGAAGAGCAAATACCAAAGTACACTCGAAGAGAAGCAGATATTGAATGACAAATATGAAACTACAAAGAAAGAGCTAGAGGAAGCAGTAGCCAAGTTGGAGGAGAAAATGAATGTGGACAAGTCAGAAAAAGAGTTGCACCTATCAAAACTGGAGCGACAGATTACATTATCCGAGATAAAGTACATGGAGGAG ATAAAGACCATGCAGGTGGAAACAACTGAAAAGGATGAAGCACTAACAGCAAAGATGCAGGAACATGCAAACTTACAGCATGAGAAAGATGAGTTGGAACAACAGTTGTTGGAAATAAGAAAGGAACTGGATGGTGCCTACCATACCATAGCAAATCAG gaaGAACAAGCTTCGGTGAGAGAGATAAAGTGGGATGCCTATAGGAAGTATTCAGAGGATCAACTGGAAGCTGAGCAGCAGCGTACTGCAGAGCTTGAACTGCAAGTATCAGCTCTTAAACAACAGCTCCAAGAATCTGAGATCCATTACAAGCGAAAG GAAGAACAAGTTTCTTTAAGGGAGGTTCAATGGGAAGCGGATAAAACTCATTCACTGGACGAGCTGGAAGCTCAGCGTCAGTATGCCAACGACTTGGAGAAACAGATCGAAGCTCTTACACAGAAGCTACAATCAGTTGACGCACACTACAAGCAGAAG GTCACAGAAGAGAGGGATAAACTTGCTGAGGTCACCACGGAGTTCAACAAATTGACACAAAAAGTAAGCAAGAGTGTTGAATTGGAGAAGAAGGTGCAGGACCTTGAACAGAAGCTGAAGGTAGCTTACTCTAAATCTGAGGAACAG GCAAATGATGCTGTCCAGTTGAGATCCCGGGAATTCACCATGGATTCATCAACAACTTCAGGCAAACAACACGACAGATCTTCAGCTGCTGACACGACCTCGCCAAACCTAAGCCAGAAAGAAGTGCAAGAACCTTCTGGGATCATGGCCTTCAAGTTCATCCTGGGAGTTGCCCTGCTGTCCGTACTCATCGGCGTGTTTCTCGGAAAGCGGTACTAG
- the LOC120641768 gene encoding probable flavin-containing monooxygenase 1 — protein MDDPTTKRVAIVGAGASGLAACKHALAKGFRPVVFEADEGLGGAWRHTLASTRLQTPAPSYRFSDFPWPPAVSTELFPRHDQVVEYLAAYARRFGVLERVRFGSTVLRAEYAGAPEEQVAAWERWAGNGEAFGDGTGEWLLTVQHRGSEATQMYRFDFLILCLGKFSGVANTPAFPANRGPEVFRGQVLHSMDYSRMGAAAAAELIRGKRVAVVGSGKSAYDTAAECAGANGARFPCTMVCRSPQWMLNGGFVWGVSIGHLFKNRLAELMVPRKPGEGLALTLLAMLLSPLRWLISKLTEAYFKARIPMREHGMVPDWSFAWTISACRLGVLPNGFYDRVAEGSVVIKRARSVSFCADRLVLGEGEGDAGERVEADVVVLATGFRGADKLRGIFASPRFREMVAGGPDNPAPHYRQCVHPRIPQMAVIGFSDNSSSIYGYEMMAKWVAHLLDGAFRLPSVARMERSVAEWGEYVKRHGAVDGEGPCISAANTWYNDELCRDMGYNPRRKKGILAEWLQPYGPADYAGIR, from the exons ATGGACGACCCGACGACGAAGCGCGTGGCcatcgtcggcgccggcgccagcggcCTGGCGGCGTGCAAGCACGCGCTGGCCAAGGGCTTCCGGCCGGTGGTCTTCGAGGCCGACGAGGGCCTCGGCGGCGCGTGGAGGCACACGCTGGCCTCCACGCGGCTGCAGACGCCGGCGCCCAGCTACCGGTTCTCGGACTTCCCCTGGCCGCCGGCCGTGTCCACCGAGCTGTTCCCGCGGCACGACCAGGTGGTGGAGTACCTCGCCGCCTACGCGCGCCGCTTCGGCGTGCTGGAGCGCGTCCGGTTCGGCAGCACGGTGCTCCGCGCCGAGTACGCCGGCGCGCCGGAGGAGCAGGTCGCCGCCTGGGAGCGGTGGGCCGGCAACGGCGAGGCCTTCGGCGACGGCACTGGCGAGTGGCTGCTCACCGTGCAGCACCGTGGATCGGAGGCTACGCAG ATGTACAGGTTTGACTTTTTGATACTGTGCCTCGGGAAGTTCAGCGGAGTGGCGAACACTCCGGCGTTCCCGGCGAACCGAGGGCCCGAGGTGTTCCGGGGACAGGTGCTCCACTCCATGGACTACTCGCgcatgggcgccgccgccgccgccgagctgatCAGAGGCAAGCGCGTCGCCGTGGTGGGCTCCGGCAAGTCGGCCTACGACACGGCCGCGGAGTGCGCCGGCGCGAACGGCGCCAGGTTCCCGTGCACCATGGTCTGCCGGAGCCCGCAGTGGATGCTCAACGGCGGGTTCGTGTGGGGCGTCAGCATCGGGCACCTCTTCAAGAACCGGCTGGCCGAGCTGATGGTGCCTCGCAAgcccggcgaggggctcgcgCTCACCCTCCTCGCCATGCTGCTCTCCCCTCTG AGATGGCTGATCTCGAAGCTGACCGAGGCCTACTTCAAGGCGCGCATCCCGATGCGGGAGCACGGGATGGTGCCGGACTGGAGCTTCGCGTGGACCATCTCGGCGTGCCGGCTCGGCGTCCTGCCGAACGGGTTCTACGACAGGGTGGCGGAGGGCAGCGTCGTGATCAAGAGGGCCAGGTCCGTGAGCTTCTGCGCGGACAGGCTGGTGCttggcgagggcgagggcgacgcCGGGGAGCGCGTCGAGGCGGACGTCGTCGTGCTCGCCACCGGCTTCCGCGGCGCCGACAAGCTGAGGGGGATCTTCGCCTCGCCGAGGTTCAGGGAGATGGTGGCGGGCGGTCCGGACAACCCGGCTCCTCACTACAG GCAGTGCGTGCACCCGCGGATCCCGCAGATGGCGGTCATCGGCTTCTCGGACAACTCGTCGAGCATATACGGCTACGAGATGATGGCCAAGTGGGTGGCGCACCTCCTCGACGGCGCCTTCCGGCTGCCCAGCGTCGCGCGGATGGAGAGGAGCGTGGCGGAGTGGGGCGAGTACGTCAAGAGGCACGGCgccgtcgacggcgagggccCGTGCATCAGCGCCGCCAATACCTGGTACAACGACGAGCTCTGCCGGGACATGGGCTACAATCcgcggaggaagaaggggatccTTGCCGAGTGGCTCCAACCCTACGGCCCGGCTGACTATGCCGGTATCCGCTGA